The genomic stretch GATAGGATTCTTTATCAAGATTATTAAAAAATCCCCAATTAATTTTACGTATTATATCAAATAAAGCCCTTAATATTGTTTTATGGTCATGAACTTTTTCAAAATTAATATTTTTAGCATAAGTAAAAATTTCTGAAAAGTTTTTTATCTCTCCTGAAATTATCTTTTCTGTAAGAAATGCGTATAATTCATATTTAGAAGTGGATTGCGTATATTCCTCTATTTTATTCACTTTTTTCCTCTTACCTTATTTTTAAAAAAACCGTAATTATTACTTTAACTTATAAATAAAAAAAATCAATACTAATAACGAATTTATTAACAATCAATAAAACATATTGAAAAAAATATAAACTATATTAAAATAAATATAATTTTTTCAATAATAAAATAAATAAACAAAAATAAATAAACAAATTATGGGTAACAGAGTAATAAAAAATAATTTCAATATAGCTATAGCATTATACAGACCTGAAATACCTGCAAATACTGGAAATATAGGAAGATTATGTGTAGGACTTAATATAGAACTTCATATAGTTTCAAAGCCGTCATTTATAATAAGCTCAAAAGAAGTAAGACGTGCCGGACTTGATTATTGGGAGCATTTAGTATTAATTAAGCATGAAAATGAAAATACATTTTTAGAATACTGCAATAATAATGACAGAAGAATAATACCAATAACAAAATTCGGAAAAAACAGATATGATGAGTTTAACTATTCCAACAATGATATACTTTTGTTCGGCAGAGAATCAACAGGACTTAGAGAATCATTATGGGAAAATGATTTGGATAACTCTATATACATACCTATGAGTGATAATATACGTTCTATTAATTTATCAAACACAGCTGCAATAACTGCATACGAGGCATACAGGCATATTTGTCTCTACTAAAGATTAAACCATAAAAAATAATTTTTTTAACTTGCGGCTTTGTACACATAATACAGCCAATAAATTATTAAAAAATATATTTTTGATAATTTATAATTATTTCAGTATTTTATTATAAAGTCTAAAATAACACTATTGTTGTATGTCAATAAATTCTATCACATAGTGAGTTAATGGTTTATTAGGGGAAATGAATCCTGCTTCTGTTACAGCTGGAGATCCAACCCAAAATCCTTGCAATCCACCCATTTTGGTTGCAACATCATAGAAGTATTGATTAGCTTTATAATTAGCATCAGCTTTTATAGATTCATAGCAGGCTTGTTCTATTTCAGCTTGAGGTTTGTCTGAAGCAACAGCAGCTAATGCTTTTGATAATGCAGTTTCTGCTTCTTTTTTATAAGTATTTATATTTGTTTCCAACATTTTTATAGTATAATAACCTCCGCCAGCACAATGCTCTACAAATCTAATTAAATAATCTTTACCGTCTTTTTTTACAGGCATTAACCATATTTGATGCGGAGATTGTTTTCCTATCCATATATAATTTGTATCATTTTCAATATATTCTACAGGGTTTATTCTATAATCGGCAGTAGTTCCGGTTGAAATATTTATTCCTATATCAAACATATGGTGATTATTAAAATCTTCTTCTTTGAATGTGAATTTGGTTTCTAATCTTTGAGCTAGCTGCTTCATTCTATTATCAAGTCTTTCTATACTGAATTGAAGTCCACCTCCTGTGTAAACGTAAGTATAAGTTATGCCATTATTAGCAGTAATTTGAACTCTATTCATAGTTACTGCTTCTCTTTTCGTAGTACCTGCAGGCGGTGTAGTGCTTAATGTATCAGTCCAGCTTTTGAAGTCGGAAGTTTTAAAATAATTTGCTCCTGCTGAATCTTGTACATATATGTATGTGTCATCTTGATATGCATTGCCGTTTGCTATTTTAGCAATTCTTGTATATTCAGGTACTGTTCTGCCTAAATTAGCTTTAACTTCTTTCATTTTGAAACCATCGTTAACATCTATTTCTAATATATGTCCATTTGGATAATTCATTAAAGTTGTATTACCAATCATTATTACTTCATTCGTATAACCATAAATATACTGGTATGCTGCTGTAAGATAATAATGTCCTTTGAATTCAAAATAATGCTCAAAGTGTCCATAAACCATTTTTCCATATTGACCACTCTTACTATCATAACCATTTATTGAAGCTTCAACAGGTGTAACTTTAATTGTTGCATCTTTAGATGGTATGCTTAAATTAGCTATAGGGTCTTCTATAAATTCTGTTCTTGGCGGTATGTTGGGATTAAATACATTTCTTCTGCAGGAAAATGCAGTTAGCATGATTAATATACAAGATATAATTATTAATATTTTGTTCATTATTTATCTCCTAAGTTAAAATTGTTTGCTATAAAAATTTGATATGTTTTTTTATGAATAAATAGAATATTAAAATTTTTATATTTTATGATATTAATATATATAGAAGCTAATATATACAATTTTGAATATTTTATCGGTTTCAGATTATTTATATATTTTTTTAATATAAGAAAATGATAGTAATATGATGTTTTGAAAAAATAGATATGTTTTTTTAATGAAAATAGAAAGTTTAAAGTATTAGTCTGTTCTGTTCTGTTCTGTTCTGTTCTGTTCTGTTCTGTTCTGTTCTGTTCTGTTCTTCATAATTAAGATAAATAACTCCTAAAATATATACACATTTTCATCATATCATAATTTTAAATATTTTCAAGCATTTTTATAAATTATATATTCAATTCTTTTATTTCTTTATTTCATAAATAAAATGGACTAAAATATCTGATATATGCCTAAACAATTACAATTTATAAAAAATAAAATCATATTTTGTTTTGTGTCTTTGCTACAAAGCACACATCATTCCGAACGCCCGCTTCTTTTGCCGACACCTGCCTACAGCAGGACTTCATCGGCAGACTAGTACCAGAAAATAATAAAAGATTACAAATAAAAAGCCCATTAGTACATGTGTACCAACGGGCTTTATATCTACATTTGTAATAAGTCGCTTAAAGAAAAATTATCCGATAATTCTCATTATAGATTGGTTTTTCATATTAGCATTAGCTAACATAGCAGCACCTGTTTGCTGTAAGATTTGCTCGCGAGTATAAGCAACCATAGCAGAAGCCATATCAGCATCTCTTATAACACTTTCAGAAGCGATAGTGTTTTCAGTAGCTATCATTAAACTTTTTACCATAGATTCCATTCTGTTTTGAACAGCACCTAATTCAGCTCTTTGAGCTACTACAATTTGTATTCCTTCATCTATTCTTCCTAAAGCTTGGTTAGCAGTTTCTACAGAAGAAATAGAAATAGGAGTGTCTCCGCCAACTTGTAAGTTAGCTGCAGTCATAGCACCTATATTAACAGCTACTCTTTGATCCATATTAGCACCAATGTGGAAAGTCATAGGAGTTTGAGCATCAGCAGCGAAACGTCCTGTTAACATGTTCATTTTGTTGAATTCTGCTTGAGAAGCAATTCTATCAACTTCAGCTACTAATTGGTTAACTTCTACTTGAATTAAAGCTCTGTCGCTGTCAGAATAAATACCGTTAGCAGACTGTATAGCTAATTCTCTCATTCTTTGCATAATGTTAGTAGTTTCATTTAAATAACCTTCAGTTGTTTGAATGAAAGAGATACCGTTTTGAGCATTTCTAGTAGCTTGTTGTAAACCACGGTATTGTGAACGCATTTTTTCAGATACAGCTAATCCAGAAGCATCATCTCCGGCAGTGTTAATTCTCATACCGCTAGAAAGCTGTGCTATTGTTTTAGTCATTGAATTTCCTGTTAAATTCAATTGTCTGTTTGCATTTAATGCAGAAATATTATTGTTGATAATCATAACTACCCTCCATGAATAGTGCTTAAAATATTTTTTGTAATTTTTATTTTTCTAAAGCTTTAAAATATTATACTTTTATTTGCTGTTTAGTCATCCCCTACAAAACAGCAGTATAATATTAACTTCATAATATGATGTCATTATAATATCTTTTTAAAAAAAAGTAAAGACTAATTTTTTATAAAAAAATGACGAAAATATAATTTACTGCTTATTAATATAATAACATTGACTTTTTAACACTATTATTTTAAAATCTAACACCATAAATACCATTTTTTGGAAGAAAAAATATGAAATCTATAACAATAGCTATGATTATAACCATTTTTATGCTTACTTCCTGCAGCAGTGCAAAGGCAAATACTGATAATAATTTATATTTTGATTCAGAAAATGCATACAATTATATAAAAGCACAGACTGATTTAGGACCTAGAAACTACGGAAGCGAAGCTCATAAAAAAGTAAGAGAGTTTTTTAAACAAGAAATTTCTAATATGGGTTATGAAGTTTTTAGTCATAATTTTAAAGCACCATATATTAAAGAAAGAAACGGAGAAAATATATATGCATTCCTTAAAGGAAAAACTGATAACTATATAATCATAGCAAGCCATTTCGACAGCCGTTCTGTGGCAGAAAAAGATAAAATGGCATTTAATAGGGATAAACCTATAAGCGGGGCTAATGACGGAGCAAGCAGCAGCGGGGTATTATTAGAGCTTATGAAGGCTTTAAAAAATTATAATGATTTGCCTTACAGTGTATGCTTTGTACTATTCGACTTAGAAGATGACGGAAATTTGTTTGATGTTGAAGGTAATTCCCTTATAGAGACCGACTGGATACAGGGAAGTATTGCATTTGTCAATGAAATTATAATAAGAGATAATATAATCGATAAACAAAAAATAAAATTTGGAATTCTTCTGGATATGGTTGGAAGCAAAAATGCAAAATTCAAATATGAAAGTTTTGCTCATACATATTATTCTACAATATATAATAAAGTTTGGCAGTATGCTTATGATTTAGGATATAGTAATTATTTTTTTGATGAACATTACGGCACTATAATAGATGATCACACCCCATTTTTGAACGAGAAAATACCTTTTATCGATATTATAGATATGGGATACACATTTCATCATACCTCGCAGGATACAATAGACAAATTAGATAAAAAAACTTTAGAAGCTGTAGGAAAAACTGTTGAATATTCTATAATAAATGCTGATAGTATATACTAAAAATTATTAAATTTGTCAAAATAAAAAAACGTATAACATAAAATGCCATACGTTTCATTAAGATATAAATATTCTATATTAAACTTGCTTATTTACTAAAACTGATAATTTCCTATTAACAACATGTTCTTTTCCCTTGTTGTTATATCCAACTTTTTTGCTTTCATTTAGAACTTCTTTCATATTAGCAAACAAGTCTAAAGCTTCATCAAAAAGTTTCGGAGCTAGTTTATTGAGATGTTTTAATCTAGCCATTAAAGTAACCAATTCAAGGCGTAATGCAGATATTCTAGCAGTTTTATTAAGAGGTATTCTTCTAATAATATCTGATAATGTTGCTGTTTCTGATAGATGAGGAAATTTGTTTAGTACTATCAAATCAATAATGCTTTCTCTCAATTTTCTAAGTTCATTAGCTTCAGTCATTTTTTCATTCTGATGATCGCAGTATAGATGTATATCCTGCAGTCTAGTATTGATTATAGAATTAACCTTTTTCTCTTCATCTTCTAAGATTATTTTATAAACTTCTATCTCTTTGGAAAGAAGTATCTCTATTTTTGTAAGCTCTTCATATAAGTTAAACATAAATACCACCTTTAAATTAATAGTTACTTAAAATAACTACAAATTAATTATCGGCAGTTATTATGATTACTTTACATAATTTTTTTATAAATAATAGATTAATTTTCTACTTCGATAGATTTAATAGCTTCTATACATTTATCTCTGTTTTCTTTTCCAGTATATGTAAACCAAGCAAGAAGTGCCAATTTTTTAGCAGCTGCAGCAACAGTGATAATATAATCATCATCTTCAAGCTCTTTTTCATATACTATGCTTTGTATATTGCTGCTTTTTACTTTTATATCCAGTTCTTCACCTTTATCTTCACCTGCAATGTCTATCTGTTTTAATACATATTCCATAATAACATCAGTTTCATCATTAGCAAAAGAGTATACCTGCATAGCTATGTATACATTGATATCTTTAAACTCTATTAAATTTTTATTATTTTTAAAGATATTCATACGCATAGGAAGGCTTATAGTAAAGCCTGCTGCTATAGAATATCTTGCATTTTCTAATCTAAATCCTATTTCAGCAGAAGGCTGATGAGTATTTTTTTTGCTTTCTATAAATCTTGCTAAGTTTTCATCATCTAAATAATGAGCTATATCTATTAATATATCCCAAGGGTATTTTAGGGAAGGATCTTTTTTGTATGATTCTTGGAAAGAATACATAATTTTTTTATACATAGTTCTTTCTTTATCATCAATTATCTCTCTGAAAGGATAATATAGCCATATCAGGCTTATAAAACTTTTAAACCAGAATTTAGCATTCATCTCTTCATTATTCCAAATGAAGAACTCTTCAGACATGCTGAGCCTTACTTCTTCGTTTGCATCTGCAAAGTCAGTAAACCAATTTTTACCCCAATATCCCAAAGCAGAAAGGGCAAAATAGCTTTTTTCTATTAAAGGATAATCATAAGGCATAGATATCATAAAATTACTAAATCCATTATCATGATGTGTTATAAGCATTTGAGCATAGTTTGCTAATGAGTTTATAAAAAATTTTTTTAACTCTTCAAAATTTCTATTTCTGAAATACCCGCTCGGATCTTTATGAGCATCATTTTCTTTAAACTCAATATCAAGTCTTCTAGCTATTCTATCCAAAACCCCTACTATAAATCTATGGTATCCTGCTCCGAAAGTTCCAGTACTTATAGTTATAAACAAAGTGTCAGTTTTAAACTCAAAGTATATAGGATCTGAAGAGGGGTGAAATGAGTATATAAGAGTATTACCGTCTTCTATTATAGAGAACTCTGAAAGCATAACAAGAGGATTAATATTAACTTCATTTAAAGAAGATACTATAGCTTTGAATAATCTGTCTTGGGTAGGGATAACCCTTCTATTATCAAATCTGGCTGAAAGTAAAAACTCTATATTCATAATTTTTAATAATATTCTACTTATTATAATATTTACAGTATAATATAATAACATTTTTTTTTATTTTAGCAATATATATTTGATAAACTTTTTAGATAATAGTAAATAATTATACTATAATTAATTAATTTGTTTAATTTTTAATTAAATTAATTATAAATATACATAAATGTAAAAATTACACTTGTAATGGATTAGATAATTTTGGTATTTAATATTTTTTATAAAAAATAATTTTCAATGAGGTTTTATAATAGTTTATTATTTTTATATTTATTTCACACTTAAAACCATAATGAAGATTAATCAAAAAAAGTAAATACAAACATATAGTTTATTTTTAAGACTTGAATTGGTATAAATATTTTTTAAGGTATATAAATATATTATTTGAAAAATATATATCAAATAAGCATTATATGATTGAGATTTATAATTATTTTGTTATATAACATATTCTTTTTTTAATAATAAATAAAAAAATATTAACAACAAAATAATTTATAAATACCAGAGTATAATTTTAAATTTATTCTCACTCCCCACCCTTTTAAGTTTATAACATCATCTGTTATTTTTGTATAATTTTTCTTTATTCACTTTTATTGTTGCTTTAACACCCACCCAAGTGCTTTTTTTATTTAAAATATTTTTAATCAATTCTTATATATAAACTTATTATTAATTCTAATTTTTATCATTATAAAGATGTTTCGTGCGTGCATAAAGTGCAAATTTAAGTTACGTTTTTTTTGGGGCTTGCTTTTGAAATGCTGGCTTGTATATTTAGTCAAAGTCAATAAAAAAATATGAAGCTTTTAATCTAAAATGGGGGGATTTAACAAAAACTATATTAATACTATACAAACTAGTGTTTTATAAATTATATGATAGAATTCTTATTTATAACCTTTTATATTGTTTAAAAGTTATTGTATTTTTATCGTATTTTTTTATAGAAAGCTTTTAAATTTATATAATTAATAAAAAATATACGCTTTATTGCTTGACTTTTTTTATGTATCATGTTAGTATAAATACATAATTTTGAAACGAAAGGGCGATTAGCTCAGCTGGGAGAGCGGGTGCCTTACAAGCACTAGGTCGGCGGTTCGAGCCCGTCATCGCCCAATTTTTCTTTCTTTCACATTCTGTATTGATAAAACTTCCTATTAAATATAATGTTTTTAACAATAATAAATTTGAATTAATTTTAAAAACATGTTAATATACAGCGTTATGTTAACTATAAATATATTACAGAGTTAGTAGAAAATATTATGACCGTTTTACAATATGTATTAGTAATAGCAGTTATATTGGCTGTATTAGCAGTTATGAGCTTTATCATAAAAGCCAGTTCTAAATATAAGTTTGTTATGATAGCATTTATTATAGTAATTGTCTCTTCTATTTCAGCTGTAGGTATTATATATATTAATAATACAAAAAGTATGATGCCTAATCTCTCTCTCAATTTGAAAGCTCAAGAGAAAGAAGAAGAGAAAAGAAAAATAAGAAAAGATATTATAATAAGACCTGGTGCCTTGGAAACTATAGCTTTACATTTAGCGTATTCAAACAGAATATCGCCTCCTGTTATAAAAAACAGAGAGCTTGGTTTTTATTTAGACGGAATATGGTTTAATTGGGCTAACGGCAAATTATTGACTGATGAGGATATGTCAAATCAGGATGCATATATACCATTCGGATTTTACTCATATACTGTTGATGGAATGCCTGAAGTGCAGAAAGAAACACCAGAAAGAACTAAGGAACTTCAGGACTATTATAAAAAAAGGGTAAATAATACAAAATACATTAATAATAAATTTTTAGACACTCTTTATGATGGTACAAATGAGCGTTCATTGGTAAAACATATAAGCACAGAAAGTATATTAGGTTATAGGGTAAGAGTGCATGATTATGTGTATGAACCTCTTTCTAATGTGAGTATAGAAGTAAAATTAATAGCACAGACTAATCAGGAAGCTAAAGAGTTTTTGGATTCATTAAAAATTGTAAGCGGTTATGTTTGGAAAATTATTTCAAAAAGTGCAAGCAGAAGCTATCACAGCTACGGGGTTGCTTTCGATACTTTGCCTAAAAAAAATAATGGAAAGCAAATTTATTGGGCTTGGACTAGGGTTAATAATAAAGCTTGGTATGCTGTGCCTTATGAAAAAAGATGGCATCCGCCTAAATCTGTAGTGAAAACATTTGAGAAATACGGTTTTATATGGGGCGGGAAATGGCATAATTATGATACTATACATTTTGAGTACAGACCGGAACTTATCATATATAATAATCTTAAAAACGATGAAGATACTGCTTATGAACTTATAGAAAAATACGGTATATTCTAATTCTTAAAGATTTTTAAAGAGTAATTATAACATGACTGACAATATTATATTTAATGAAAATATAGATAAATTAAAAAAAAATAAATATAATTTTAGAGCCGTAACAAAATTAATTAATTATAATTTAAAAGATAATAAATACCAATTAAAACCTGCAAAAAATAATCTTTTCAGTGTCTTATATAATAATAAGCCTCTTACTTCAACTTATGCCCCTATGGAAGAGGCTAAAAGATTGATAAGTCAGTTTATTAAAGATAATAATGAACATATAGGAATATTTTTGTCTATCGCTTCATTTTATCATATAGAACATTTTTTGTCTTTAAATAAAAATAATAAAGCCATAATAATAGAAAAAGACATTGAGATAGTAAAACTTATATTAGAAAATATAGAAGAGAAAAATTTAGAAAATATTATAATAATATTAGATGAAAATATAGAGAGTATATATTCTTTTTTTAATTTTTATATGAATGAAAATGATGCAAAAAAGATTGTATATATAAGACATGTAAGAGCCTCAAATATTAATTCTGAAAGCACTGAGTATTATGATGATGTTAATATATGTTTGGCAAATAGCATAAAAGAAAAATTGATGTCTTTAACTTCTAATTATTATTTTGCCCCTATATGGGCACGCAATATATTATACAACATGCATTTTAACTCTGGATATTCTATAAAAACATATCATAATATTTTAAATAAAGAGACGCCAGTACTGCTTGTATCCGCTGGGGCATCTATAGATAATTATATAGAAAAAATAAGAGAATTATCTGAAACTCATTTTATTATAGTATTGTCTCATGCACTTAATACTTTGATAAAAAATAATATAAAACCCAATGCAGTAGTTTCTACAGACGGCGGTTTTTACTCTTCTATATATCTTACAGAGCTTCTCAAAAAAGAAAATAAAGATATTAATATATTTACCACTCATAGTGCCTATCCTTATCCTCTTACCCATATTGACAATGATAGAATATTTTATTTTTCGCATGATGAAAGTCTTGAGAAAATACTTTATCCTATAAGTGATGATATGGATAATAATATTTATTTTTATATGGAAGGCAGTGTAGTAATGCCTGCTTTGAGAATAGCTTATATGCTTAATCCAAGGTATATACTTCTTGCAGGATGCGATTTTTGTCATGCAGATGATAAAAGTCATTCATTATATTCTAATGCCTCTGCCTTTGATTATTTAAATAGCAGCAAATTAAAAACTTTTGAAACTTATAAATATAAAAGACTTAATGATAATCAGAAAATTAAATGTTATGATAATATTTATAGAAATACATCTTCTTCTCTTTTAAGCTATAAAAATCACTTTGAAAACTTAATTTTGGAAATTTCAGATATGACTGATATTTTTACTTTAACTAAAGAATCGGCTGAAATTAATAATGTAAAAATATATAATGAAAATATTATATTAAAAAATAATAATCTCAAAAATATAAAAAATAGAAAAATAGAAAATTATATAAGGGAAAATATAGATAAAGAGAATCTTATAAAAAAAATAAATGAGTTTATAGATGATGTTCATAATAAAAATAACATATCAGAATTAGGTTATTTAATATCTCCTTGGCATATTGATAAATTTGAAAAGTCTATGATAAGTTATGATGAATTAAAAGATTATATTAATAAATGGTATGATGAAATAAAAAAATTGATTTATTAGAGATTTATTTTATTTCTAATATTTTTTAATAAATTAACGAGAATATTATATATTAGTAAACATAATATATAGCTGAAATAAAAAAACAGGAGAATGTATGAAAAAAATAGTAATTATATTCATATCTTTGCTTATAATCAGTATAGAGCTTTTTCCTAAAGCTGTAACTACATATTATAATAATTGGAAAGTAAGGAAAATAACTTATGATAATACAGATACAAAAACTGTTACAATGACTATGAAAAGTAATAATGATTTTGAAATATATATAGCTTCAAGGGGCAATCAGCTTAGTATAAGTATTAATTGGTATAAAGATGATATAGATGAAAATACTCCTATAGTGGAATATAGTTTTGATAATTCAGCATATAATTCTGTAGAGCCTATTATGAGATCTTCAAGTGAAAATTTTGATATACTATACACAATATCTCCGTCTTTCGGAATTATTCAGGAAAAAGAAATTGTTGATTTTTTTAGAAAATTAATAAAAAGTAAAAGCCTTTCCATAAGACCTAACAACTATGGAGAAAAGTATACTATTAATGTTACAGGCTTAAAAGAAGCTATAGAAAAAACAGATTTTTCAGGTACTTTATTTGATAAATATAAAAATGAAATATTAAAATAATATATTATTGATATTTATTTATATTCATGATAATATTAATATACCTATAAATGGTATTTTAAATAAATAAAGGATAAGTTAAAATGTTGAAATCTATTAATGTTGAAGAAGCTGTAAATTTAATAAAATCAAATGATGATATTCAGTTACTTGATGTAAGAAGCCAAATGGAAATAGATATGGGCGGAACTATAGAGGGAAGCATATTAGTGGATTTGAATGATCCTAAAAGCGAGAAATTAATTAATAGTTTGGATAAAGAAAAAAAATATTTGCTTTACTGTGCAAGCGGAAGCAGATCTATTTTGCTTGGAATATATATGGATAAAAGCGGTTTTTTAAAAGTTTATAATTTGCAAAATGCCGGATACGCTCAGTTGGCTATTGCTTTAAAAAATATATAAAATGATATAAATAAAATTTAAGCTATTTTTTATCAATTTCTTTAAAAAATGTTATATTTAAAAGGCAGTAATTATAATAAAATTACTGACAATATTATAAATATGAAGTCTTTTTGATTCTTTTATCAAAGTCATATTTATCAAAAATTAAACAAATATAATATTTAATTTTATATAATATTTAATTTTATATAATATTTAATTTTAAGGAAGTAAAACAAAAATGGTTTATGAAATATTTTCTAACAGACTCTCTATAGGCATTATATCATATGTAGTGTTTATTATATCAGCAAGTATGCATGAATATTCTCATGCAAAAACAGCATATACTCTAGGCGACAGAACAGCTATGAGACTTGGAAGGCTTACTATTAATCCATTAGCACATCTTGATATATTGGGATCTGTTGTTCTTCCTTTGATTGCAGCGGTTACTGGAATTCCAGTTATAGGCTGGATGAAAGCTGTACCAGTCAATCCTCATAATTTCAATAATTTTGAAAGAGATCAGGCATTAGTTTCATTTGCAGGTCCTTTTGCTAACCTTATTATAGCTACAGTATCATTTATTATAATAAAAATACTCACATTTACAGCCGATGGAACTTTTATAATATATAAAATTATGATGTTTTTAGAAAATCATAATAATATGCTTACTAATATCATGCTTAATGCTTTGCCTATAGTTTTAACTATGTTATTTATGTTTTATATGATTAATATAATGCTTATGTTTTTTAATTTATTGCCTTTCCCCCCATTAGACGGAGGCTGGATACTCAGATTTTTCTTATCACCTAAAGGAAAAAGCACTTATGATAAAATATATCCTTATGGTTTTTTGATTCTTTATGCTTTATTATTTGCTGGAATATTAAGAACTGTACTTGGTTTTATACAAACTATTTCTCAGCATATGCTTGGAAAAAGTATTAATATCATATTTTCTATCTAATAGATAATATATTAATTATACTTATTTTAAAACTAATTTTATTTATGATTT from Brachyspira murdochii DSM 12563 encodes the following:
- a CDS encoding site-2 protease family protein — protein: MVYEIFSNRLSIGIISYVVFIISASMHEYSHAKTAYTLGDRTAMRLGRLTINPLAHLDILGSVVLPLIAAVTGIPVIGWMKAVPVNPHNFNNFERDQALVSFAGPFANLIIATVSFIIIKILTFTADGTFIIYKIMMFLENHNNMLTNIMLNALPIVLTMLFMFYMINIMLMFFNLLPFPPLDGGWILRFFLSPKGKSTYDKIYPYGFLILYALLFAGILRTVLGFIQTISQHMLGKSINIIFSI
- a CDS encoding tRNA (cytidine(34)-2'-O)-methyltransferase, translated to MGNRVIKNNFNIAIALYRPEIPANTGNIGRLCVGLNIELHIVSKPSFIISSKEVRRAGLDYWEHLVLIKHENENTFLEYCNNNDRRIIPITKFGKNRYDEFNYSNNDILLFGRESTGLRESLWENDLDNSIYIPMSDNIRSINLSNTAAITAYEAYRHICLY
- a CDS encoding motility associated factor glycosyltransferase family protein, with amino-acid sequence MTDNIIFNENIDKLKKNKYNFRAVTKLINYNLKDNKYQLKPAKNNLFSVLYNNKPLTSTYAPMEEAKRLISQFIKDNNEHIGIFLSIASFYHIEHFLSLNKNNKAIIIEKDIEIVKLILENIEEKNLENIIIILDENIESIYSFFNFYMNENDAKKIVYIRHVRASNINSESTEYYDDVNICLANSIKEKLMSLTSNYYFAPIWARNILYNMHFNSGYSIKTYHNILNKETPVLLVSAGASIDNYIEKIRELSETHFIIVLSHALNTLIKNNIKPNAVVSTDGGFYSSIYLTELLKKENKDINIFTTHSAYPYPLTHIDNDRIFYFSHDESLEKILYPISDDMDNNIYFYMEGSVVMPALRIAYMLNPRYILLAGCDFCHADDKSHSLYSNASAFDYLNSSKLKTFETYKYKRLNDNQKIKCYDNIYRNTSSSLLSYKNHFENLILEISDMTDIFTLTKESAEINNVKIYNENIILKNNNLKNIKNRKIENYIRENIDKENLIKKINEFIDDVHNKNNISELGYLISPWHIDKFEKSMISYDELKDYINKWYDEIKKLIY
- a CDS encoding M28 family peptidase; translation: MKSITIAMIITIFMLTSCSSAKANTDNNLYFDSENAYNYIKAQTDLGPRNYGSEAHKKVREFFKQEISNMGYEVFSHNFKAPYIKERNGENIYAFLKGKTDNYIIIASHFDSRSVAEKDKMAFNRDKPISGANDGASSSGVLLELMKALKNYNDLPYSVCFVLFDLEDDGNLFDVEGNSLIETDWIQGSIAFVNEIIIRDNIIDKQKIKFGILLDMVGSKNAKFKYESFAHTYYSTIYNKVWQYAYDLGYSNYFFDEHYGTIIDDHTPFLNEKIPFIDIIDMGYTFHHTSQDTIDKLDKKTLEAVGKTVEYSIINADSIY
- a CDS encoding rhodanese-like domain-containing protein translates to MLKSINVEEAVNLIKSNDDIQLLDVRSQMEIDMGGTIEGSILVDLNDPKSEKLINSLDKEKKYLLYCASGSRSILLGIYMDKSGFLKVYNLQNAGYAQLAIALKNI
- a CDS encoding flagellin N-terminal helical domain-containing protein, whose translation is MIINNNISALNANRQLNLTGNSMTKTIAQLSSGMRINTAGDDASGLAVSEKMRSQYRGLQQATRNAQNGISFIQTTEGYLNETTNIMQRMRELAIQSANGIYSDSDRALIQVEVNQLVAEVDRIASQAEFNKMNMLTGRFAADAQTPMTFHIGANMDQRVAVNIGAMTAANLQVGGDTPISISSVETANQALGRIDEGIQIVVAQRAELGAVQNRMESMVKSLMIATENTIASESVIRDADMASAMVAYTREQILQQTGAAMLANANMKNQSIMRIIG
- a CDS encoding M15 family metallopeptidase, yielding MTVLQYVLVIAVILAVLAVMSFIIKASSKYKFVMIAFIIVIVSSISAVGIIYINNTKSMMPNLSLNLKAQEKEEEKRKIRKDIIIRPGALETIALHLAYSNRISPPVIKNRELGFYLDGIWFNWANGKLLTDEDMSNQDAYIPFGFYSYTVDGMPEVQKETPERTKELQDYYKKRVNNTKYINNKFLDTLYDGTNERSLVKHISTESILGYRVRVHDYVYEPLSNVSIEVKLIAQTNQEAKEFLDSLKIVSGYVWKIISKSASRSYHSYGVAFDTLPKKNNGKQIYWAWTRVNNKAWYAVPYEKRWHPPKSVVKTFEKYGFIWGGKWHNYDTIHFEYRPELIIYNNLKNDEDTAYELIEKYGIF
- the flgN gene encoding flagellar export chaperone FlgN produces the protein MFNLYEELTKIEILLSKEIEVYKIILEDEEKKVNSIINTRLQDIHLYCDHQNEKMTEANELRKLRESIIDLIVLNKFPHLSETATLSDIIRRIPLNKTARISALRLELVTLMARLKHLNKLAPKLFDEALDLFANMKEVLNESKKVGYNNKGKEHVVNRKLSVLVNKQV